TATTTCCCCGACCAGATTGATTTTTGGATACAGGACGACGCGGGAGCTTGGCAGCCGATGCGTTCGGGCGAGGCGGCGGACTCGAAAGTGAAACCGCTCTGGGGACGCACGGCGGCGTTTACGCTGACGGTGCCGGCGGGCGGCGAACGGGTGGCCTACCTGAGGGCGGAGGATTATTTTAACGTGTATCTGCGGCCGCGGTGGTGGCCGGAGGTCGGGGAGTTTTTCGCGGAGCAAGTGCGCGATACGCTGGCGGAGGCGATTTGCTACGGCGGGGTGCTGGCGCTGTTGCTCTACAACGGAGTGTTGTGGGCGCGGCTGCGGTTTCCCGACACCGGGTGGTATGTGCTCTACGCGGGGACGATGGCGGGGTTTAATTTTATATCCAACGGTGGAGCGGCGCTGCTGGGCTTCGCAGTGGGATCGCCCTGGAAGGAAATGCTGGTGACGGGGTTGTTGTCGGCGAGCGGACTTTTTCTGGTGCAGTTTGCCCGGGTGTTTTTGGGAACCGCCGCGCGGGTGCCCGGAACGGATCGCGTGTTGCGCGGACTGCGTTGGTTGCTGGCGGTGTTGCTGGCCGGGGTGGCGATGATGCCGTGGATGTCCGGTCTGCATTGGCTCGGAGCCGTGGTGATTGCGGTGAGCGCGACGCATCTCGTTTTGCTGGCGGTGGCGGTGGCCGGCTGGCGGGCGGGCGTGAGTCATGCGCGCTTCTTTGTGGCGGCCTTCGGGTTGTTGCTGGCCGGAGCGGCCCCGGCGGTGGTGACCTGGCTGAACCAGGATATCCTTTCCTGGGCGGCGATGTGCCTGCTGGCCGGTTCGACGCTGGAGATGTTGGTGCTCTCGTTCGCGGTGGCCGACCGGTTTGCACGCATCCAGCGTGAACGTGCGGAAGCGCAGACGAAGTTGATCGACGAGACTGAACAACGCCGCGCCATCCAGGAAGCCTACGCGGATGAACTCGAAGTCGAAGTGCGTGAACGCACGCGCGAGCTGGTCGAGGCCAACGCCGATAAGGACCGGATGATCGCGGTGATCGGCCACGACCTGCGCAGTCCGTTGACCGCGCTCACCCGCACGGCGGAACACCTGGGCGCGGGCGAAACGGGGCAGACGCCGCAGGGGCGCTTCATCGGCGACGCGGCGCAGCTGGGGAGGCAGGTATTGTTGCTGATCGAGGATCTGGTGCTGTGGGCGCGTTTGCGCGCGGGCTCGAAGTTTCTCGTGGCGCAACCGGTGACGGGCTTGGTCTCGCCGGTGCTGGCGTTGTATCGTTCGCAGGCGGATCTCGCAGGGCTGGAGCTGCGCATGGTGGACGTGCCGGACGGTTTGAAGGCGACGACCGATCTGGTGCTTGCCCAGACGTTGATCCGCAACCTCGTGGCCAATGCGCTGCGTTATGCGCGATCG
This window of the Rariglobus hedericola genome carries:
- a CDS encoding sensor histidine kinase, which gives rise to MNFPQLSSRLGLFAGLVCVMAGLGWLVFGVAGHRDGMEILPNKAGSTVEWMNDPGARLSFEEVVATSPAEWRAWDGLDYLRAVQGDAVWVRATVRNPGGRALQGVLADTEYFPDQIDFWIQDDAGAWQPMRSGEAADSKVKPLWGRTAAFTLTVPAGGERVAYLRAEDYFNVYLRPRWWPEVGEFFAEQVRDTLAEAICYGGVLALLLYNGVLWARLRFPDTGWYVLYAGTMAGFNFISNGGAALLGFAVGSPWKEMLVTGLLSASGLFLVQFARVFLGTAARVPGTDRVLRGLRWLLAVLLAGVAMMPWMSGLHWLGAVVIAVSATHLVLLAVAVAGWRAGVSHARFFVAAFGLLLAGAAPAVVTWLNQDILSWAAMCLLAGSTLEMLVLSFAVADRFARIQRERAEAQTKLIDETEQRRAIQEAYADELEVEVRERTRELVEANADKDRMIAVIGHDLRSPLTALTRTAEHLGAGETGQTPQGRFIGDAAQLGRQVLLLIEDLVLWARLRAGSKFLVAQPVTGLVSPVLALYRSQADLAGLELRMVDVPDGLKATTDLVLAQTLIRNLVANALRYARSRVHVTATGVPDGVRITVRDDGPGLPPVVAARLASDADVPDWAGNGLGLRLCLEIARALDAGLSAKPVEGGGTEFSFTLLAAPDKLK